The following coding sequences are from one Chanos chanos chromosome 12, fChaCha1.1, whole genome shotgun sequence window:
- the scamp3 gene encoding secretory carrier-associated membrane protein 3, whose translation MSKYTSFPDPGDDHNPFQDPSVTQHSSNTDYATLDLYNPFDTKTEAPPPYEATPTSAPPPAVTPPSRTTPTEHRNYGSYSTQQTAVSATTAELLRKQEELERKAQELERRERILDSHTLGPGASRQNNWPPLPSFCPVGPCFYQDISVEISQGFQRIVTTMYYYWMFTAGSLLLNLISCLALFCVDPNGGVGLGLAILWVLLFTPCSFVCWYRPVYKAFRSDSSFNFFAFFFVFFAQVVVFVIMTIGIPGWGFSGWIVSLSALKTSVPVGVIMLVNAVLFTAETALGVALLKKVHSMYRQTGASFQKAQAEFATGVMSNQAVRQAAVNATASAAQGAFTGAQ comes from the exons ATGTCTAAATACACAAGCTTTCCGGATCCAGGCGACGACCACAATCCATTCCAG GACCCGTCCGTCACACAACATAGCAGCAACACCGACTACGCCACGTTGGACCTCTACAACCCCtttgacacaaaaacagag GCCCCGCCACCGTACGAAGCCACGCCCACTTCAGCCCCACCCCCAGCTGTTACCCCACCCAGCAGGACCACACCCACTGAGCACAGAAACTATGGCTCTTACAGCACACAG CAGACTGCAGTGAGCGCCACCACGGCGGAGCTGTTGAGGAagcaggaggagctggagcGGAAGGCCCAGGAGCTGGAGAGGAGGGAGCGTATACTGGACAGCCAtacgcttggaccaggagcat CTCGTCAGAATAACTGGCCTCCTTTGCCATCGTTCTGTCCCGTGGGGCCTTGTTTCTACCAGGACATCAGTGTGGAGATCAGTCAGGGATTCCAACGTATTGTCACCACCATGTACTACTACtggatgt tcacAGCTGGCTCTCTGCTCCTTAACCTCATCTCCTGTTTGGCTTTGTTCTGTGTGGACCCAAACGGCGGAGTAGGGCTGGGCTTGGCGATACTTTGGGTGCTACTGTTCACCCCTTGTTCTTTTGTCTGTTGGTACAGGCCAGTCTACAAAGCTTTCAG GAGTGACAGCTCCTTCAACttctttgctttcttcttcGTGTTCTTTGCCCAGGTGGTGGTCTTTGTTATCATGACCATCGGGATCCCCGGCTGGGGTTTCAG tggaTGGATAGTGAGTCTGTCGGCTCTGAAGACGAGTGTGCCGGTGGGCGTGATCATGTTGGTGAACGCTGTTCTCTTCACAGCCGAGACTGCACTGGGCGTCGCCTTGCTTAAAAAG GTGCACTCTATGTACAGGCAGACGGGAGCGAGTTTCCAGAAGGCCCAGGCTGAGTTTGCCACTGGAGTTATGTCCAATCAGGCCGTCCGCCAGGCGGCCGTGAACGCTACCGCCTCCGCGGCACAGGGCGCCTTCACCGGGGCGCAGTAG